GGTCGACCTCGGGGCGGTGCTGAACCTCCTCATGCGACTGCCCTATGGCGCCGTGCGTGGATCGGCTGTGCGGGCTGGCATGGTCAAGACACTGGAGAACCTCGACAGGCTCGTCGCGCCCGTGGTCGATTGAGGTCTCTTCCCCCCGGCCGACGGCAGGACCCTTGCCGCGTCGCCATCCTTCGGGCCCCCGCGCCGTCACCGTTGAGAGCCAGGAGGCACGTCAGGCAACAGCCCTGGATGTGCCGATCTGACTCGCCTCGGCGAGTCGGAGTCCTGTTCCCTCGTTCCCGATCGGTGCTCGCGTGAGAAGACGAATGACTCCCGCGGCGCACCCTCGGCCGCGTAGCCTTCCGGCCGAGGGAGGTCGACATGGCAACGAAAGGCACCGTCGCCGTCAACATCGCAGCGCCACCCGAGAGCGTGTGGCCGTGGATCGCGGACATCACCAAGCACGCCGAGTGGTCTCCGAAGCCCTATCGAGTCGAACTCGTCTCCGGCGAACCCAACGCCGTCGGTAGTCACTACCGGTCGGTCGGCTGGGTGCCGCCCAACGACAACAACCACGAGAACGACGTCGAGATCACCCAGGTCGTCCCCATGACCCGTTTCGCACTCGACGCCACCGACAGCAACGGAACATTCGTCAACACCTTCGACCTCAAAGCTGTCGACGGCGGCACCGAGGTGACCTTCCTGATCGTCTTCCCACAGATGAAGGGGATGTCCGCGATCATGGTGCCGATCCTGTTCCCTCTTGTGGGCATGTCAGACATCAAGAAGCGGATGCAGCTTCTCAAGCAGAAGGTCGAATCGACCAAGTAGAACGCCCGCGATGTGCCTACCTGGTGCGCACCCATGACCCGCCGAACATGCAGTCGTAGGCAGCATCGGGCCCCTGACAGGACTTGCTCCGGTGGTCAACAGCAGCCCCGTCCCGTGCGCATCCCTTGCCAAGATGCAGGTCCGGTGACCCCTGGGATTTCGACCCAGAGGTCACGTCCACCCGCGTGCGCCAGCGTCCACGCCCGTCCAGTCGATCAAGCATCTCGGGCGAGGGGCGGCAGACCGCCTGTTGACCACAACGCAAGAGGCATGACCACCAAGATCGGTGATCATGCCTCTGACCTGCGTAAACGTGGTAGCGGGGGCAGGATTTGAACCTGCGACCTCTGGGTTATGAGCGATGGATTCTGGACACTTGAGGATACGAACGGACGGCGGTGGAATGGCATCCGCGCAGGTCGGTGACCACCCTCGTCGTTCGGCTTCCACTGACGTCCGGATCTGTCCACACCGACGCCGTTGACTATCCGTTGACCGGTCCTGCCGGGTCCGCGCGTCCAAGTGCCGCTGATCCCGCTCAGGGAGGCGAGCGCCGAAGCTCAGAGGTAGTTCTTCCGGGGGACCGTCGTCGCAGGTCACCGGCCCAGCCACGGCCGTGACCGTCGCCTCACGTCCACGGCGGTCCGGGCGAGTGCTGCCGACATTCTGCCGACACGCGCCCATTCTCGATGGCTGGTCTGGCGGCGGTAGGGCAGCTGAGTTGGCCGAAGTTCGCGAGTGGGAGATGCCGGCCCACGCGTGGTGAGCGGTCCAGCGTGACGGTGGCCGAACCGCAGATCCGGGCGACCGCCCGTGGGGAGTAGTACAGCATCAGATCCTCGGGGGGCGGTTCACCCATCAATCCGCTCCCACCCGCGCCGTGGCGCCCGTGCGGCGCCGACGGCGTCGCGGGTGCGGTAGACGATGTAGGGGCGAGCCAGGTAGCCGACGGGTGCGCTGAACACGTGCACCAGCCGGGTGAACGGCCACAGCCCAATGAGCAGGAGAGCCAGCAGGGCGTGCAGCTGGAAGCTGGCCGGCGCAGCGCTCATGGGGGCGGTGTCGGGGCGGAACCAGAAGACGCTGCGGAACCACACCGCGACGTCCTGGCGGTAGTCGTGGCCAGCACCGAGCAGGTTGACCGCGATCGTGTTGTAGGTGCCGACGACGATGACCGCGCCGAGGACGGCGTACATGGCCTTGTCCATGCGGGTGGTCGCCCGAAACACCGACAGGGTGGTGCGGCGGCGGTAGATCAACAGGGCCAGTCCGATGATGGTCATCAGGCCGGTGATCGTCCCGCCGGTGACGGACACGAGGTGGTAGCTGTGCTCGGAGATGCCGACCGTCTCGGTCCACGACGAGGGCACCACCAGGCCGACGAAATGGCCGATGAGCACGCCGAGGATGCCGAAGTGGAACAGCGGTCCTCCCCAGGCCAGCAGGCGGCCCTCGTACATCTGGGAGGAGCGGGTGGTCCACCCGAATTTGTCGTAGCGGTAGCGCCAGACCAGCCCCACCGCGAACGAGGTCAGGGCGATGTAGGGCACCACTCCCCACAGGAACGCGCTCACGTCCGCACCCCCAGCGAGTCCATGGGGAAGAACGGTTCCAGCCCCACCTGCTCCGCTGGTGGTCCGTCCTTCGCGAGCGTCTCCGCCGCCGCAAGGATCGCGGGAGTGGGCTGCGGCAGCGCGGCAACAAGCGCCGCGATGACGTCTGCGTACGGGGAGAGCGTCTCCGCCAGTGACTGTTGGAGCACCTCGATGCCGTGGCGGTGCTCCAGGATCAGGGCGAGGGCGAGGTCCTCGTGCCCGCAGGCGGCCAGCTCGAGCACCACCGGCAGGAAGTCGGGCAGCTCGCCAGCAGTCACCGTCAGGCCCCGACTCAGATAGGCGTCCTGGAAGTGCCACAGCGCCATACCTCGCCGCCGGGTGTCGCCGTTGAGGTAGTAGGTGAGGTAGAGGCAGTTGCGTCGTTTGAGATCGAACGTCGCGACGTAGGCGGTCTGCAGCTCGATCAGCGGTCGAGAGTCGAGGGAGTCGACGAACGCGGTGAGCCGTTCACCGCTGGGCCCTGGCAGGAGCCCGGCGGCCCGATGAAGCAGGGGTAGCTGCTCGAGGAGACCCTCGTCGGGGTAGCGAAGGAGCAGGGACGCCGCCGCGAACACCAGCGCACGTTCCGGCTCGGTCAGCTGTCGACGGTTCATCGTTCCTCCTCCGGTCCCAGGTCAGAGGGGCGCCTCGGCGGGAACAAGCCTGGTGGCGGGTCGCCGCCGGTCCACGTCAGCAGGTCGACCGCGGGGCTGGACTCCGGGAGGTCGCCGTAGCGATCGGCCTCAGCGCGTTGTTTGGTCAGCTGGAACGTCTCCACCGAGGCCGGGGTCGCTGCGATCTCGCCGAACGGGCCCATCCCGCCCATCCCGGGACCACCGCTGTAGTCGAGGCTGCATCCAGCGACCTCGTCCAGTGACCTGCCGGCTTCGACGTGGGCGGCCGGGATCACGTACCGGTCCTCGTACTTGGCGATCGCCAGAAGCCGGTAGAGGTCTTCGACGCCTTGGCCGGTCATGCCGACGGCCTCGGCGATGGACTCGTCGCGGTCCTCACCCAGGTTGATCCGGCGCATGTACGAGCGCATGGCGGCCAGGATCCGCAGGCTGTGCTGCACCGGTTCGGGGTCGCCGGCGCTGAAGACCTCGGCGAGGTACTCGACGGGGATCCGCAGCGCGTCGATGGCGGCGAAGAGGGTGTCCTTGTCCTCGCCGTCGAAGCCGGTGTCGCGCACGACGTCGACCACTGGGGACAGCGGAGGGACGTACCAGACCATGGGCATGGTGCGGTACTCCGGGTGCAGCGGCAGCGCGATGCGGTAGCGGTTGGTCAGCGCGTACACCGGCGACTTCTGCGCGGCCTCGATCCAGTCCTCGGCGATCCCCGCAGCCCGGGCGGCCGCGACGACCGCTGGGTCGTCGGGGTCGAGGATCACCGAACGCTGGGCCTCGAGCAGCTCGTGCTCGTCGGCCACCGAGGCGGCCTCGAGCACTCGGTCGGCGTCGTAGAGGAACAGGCCGATGTAGCGCAGCCGCCCGACGCAGGTCTCGGCGCACACGGTCGGCTGTCCGGCCTCAACCCTCGGGTAGCAGAAGGTGCACTTCTCGGCCTTGCCGGTGCGGTGGTTGAAGTAGACCTTCTTGTAGGGGCAGCCGGTCACGCACATCCGCCAGCCGCGGCAGCCGTCCTGGTCGACCAGGACGATGCCGTCCTCCGCCCGCTTGTACATCGCCCCGGACGGGCAGCTGGCCACGCACGAGGGGTTGAGGCAGTGCTCGCAGATGCGGGGCAGGTGGAACATGAAGGTCTGCTCGAACTCCAGCTTGACCTTGTCACCGAGCTTCTTCAGCACCGGGTCCTCGGAGGCGAGCTCGGGAGCCCCGCCGAGGTCGTCGTCCCAGTTCGCCGACCAGCGGATCTGCATCGGCTTGCCGGTGATCAGCGACTTCGGCCGGGCCACCGGGACGTCGGCCTGGGCGGGCGCGTTGAGCAGGGTGTCGTACTCATAGGTCCACGGCTCGTAGTAGTCCTTCAGACCGGGCAGCTTGGGATTGCTGAAGATCCGCAGCAGTCGCTTCCCGCGACCGCCTGCCCGCAGCCGCAGCCGGCCCCGCCTGGTGCGGACCCACCCGCCTTCCCACCTGGCCTGGTCCTCGTGGGTGCGCGGGTAGCCCTGGCCGGGCCGGGTCTCGACGTTGTTGAACCACACGTACTCGACGCCGGTGCGGTTGGTCCAGGCCTGCTTGCAGGTGACCGAGCAGGTGTGGCAGCCGATGCACTTGTCGAGGTTCATGACCATGCCCAGCTGGGCCATGACGCGCATCAGTACTCGACCTCCTGCGACCGGCGGCGGATGACGGTGACCTCGTCGCGCTGGTT
This Actinomycetes bacterium DNA region includes the following protein-coding sequences:
- the narH gene encoding nitrate reductase subunit beta translates to MRVMAQLGMVMNLDKCIGCHTCSVTCKQAWTNRTGVEYVWFNNVETRPGQGYPRTHEDQARWEGGWVRTRRGRLRLRAGGRGKRLLRIFSNPKLPGLKDYYEPWTYEYDTLLNAPAQADVPVARPKSLITGKPMQIRWSANWDDDLGGAPELASEDPVLKKLGDKVKLEFEQTFMFHLPRICEHCLNPSCVASCPSGAMYKRAEDGIVLVDQDGCRGWRMCVTGCPYKKVYFNHRTGKAEKCTFCYPRVEAGQPTVCAETCVGRLRYIGLFLYDADRVLEAASVADEHELLEAQRSVILDPDDPAVVAAARAAGIAEDWIEAAQKSPVYALTNRYRIALPLHPEYRTMPMVWYVPPLSPVVDVVRDTGFDGEDKDTLFAAIDALRIPVEYLAEVFSAGDPEPVQHSLRILAAMRSYMRRINLGEDRDESIAEAVGMTGQGVEDLYRLLAIAKYEDRYVIPAAHVEAGRSLDEVAGCSLDYSGGPGMGGMGPFGEIAATPASVETFQLTKQRAEADRYGDLPESSPAVDLLTWTGGDPPPGLFPPRRPSDLGPEEER
- a CDS encoding SRPBCC family protein, which translates into the protein MATKGTVAVNIAAPPESVWPWIADITKHAEWSPKPYRVELVSGEPNAVGSHYRSVGWVPPNDNNHENDVEITQVVPMTRFALDATDSNGTFVNTFDLKAVDGGTEVTFLIVFPQMKGMSAIMVPILFPLVGMSDIKKRMQLLKQKVESTK
- the narI gene encoding respiratory nitrate reductase subunit gamma, giving the protein MSAFLWGVVPYIALTSFAVGLVWRYRYDKFGWTTRSSQMYEGRLLAWGGPLFHFGILGVLIGHFVGLVVPSSWTETVGISEHSYHLVSVTGGTITGLMTIIGLALLIYRRRTTLSVFRATTRMDKAMYAVLGAVIVVGTYNTIAVNLLGAGHDYRQDVAVWFRSVFWFRPDTAPMSAAPASFQLHALLALLLIGLWPFTRLVHVFSAPVGYLARPYIVYRTRDAVGAARAPRRGWERIDG
- the narJ gene encoding nitrate reductase molybdenum cofactor assembly chaperone encodes the protein MNRRQLTEPERALVFAAASLLLRYPDEGLLEQLPLLHRAAGLLPGPSGERLTAFVDSLDSRPLIELQTAYVATFDLKRRNCLYLTYYLNGDTRRRGMALWHFQDAYLSRGLTVTAGELPDFLPVVLELAACGHEDLALALILEHRHGIEVLQQSLAETLSPYADVIAALVAALPQPTPAILAAAETLAKDGPPAEQVGLEPFFPMDSLGVRT